AGGCTGCTGTCATTCATCTCAATCACTTCAAAATCGGCATCATTCCACTGCTCAGCCTCATCTTCCTCTTCCCCGTTGAGACAAGAATCGGGCGACAACAAGGCCTTGCGGTCCTCGCTGTCTTCCCCAGAGTAGCTTCCTTCACTCAGCTTCCCGCCGTCTGAGCCATGGCCGGACGCCAACTTGTACATAACTGGGAAGAGGATGGCGGATACGGTGGAGGTCCCCAGCGCGGTGTACATCAGCACCGGGTTGTCCTGTATCTCCCCCATCAGGAAACCCACAAGCGAAGGGATCACCATCTCTCCTAGGGCTGCACCCACCACAAAGACTGCTGCTGAACGTCCAGTTATCTTGGTGTACTGCTCCAGCCAGGAGATCCCGCTGGGGAAGGTGGTAGCCATGGAAGCCCCATAGACAGCCGTGCCAGCCCACAGGGAAATACTGTTTCGGCAGAAGAGGGTGAGGAAAAGAGAGGAGACCGTGCAACCCACCAGGTCTAGCATTATCATGGTGCCAGGCTTAAGGCAAGTTGCAAAAATGATAGCCAGGCCGCGGACAGCTGCAAAACTGCCCCAGAACAGGGTGTTGAGGCCAGCAGCCTGGTTCTCATCCACCCCCACAAAGTCCTTCGCGTAGGTAAAGATGAAGGAGCCGTAAGCTACCTCAGCTCCCacgtagaagaagaagaagcagaagagcAGCAGGATGAGGGCGTTGTGATACCTAGCCACCAGCTGTGTTTCCTCAGAGGCCTTGGCTCTTGCAGGAGAGGAACTGCTCCGGGAGTAGAGAATGAAGAAAATGAGCGAGGTCAGCAGCAGGAAGGAGCCGATCACAACGTAGGCCCACATGGACTTCATGGAGGCGCTCTTTTCATGGGTGATGTTCAGGGCTTGAGAGAATTGACTGCTGACGTTGGTGTACATATTCGTTTTCAATATGCCCCTGGCTTCCTCGCTGACGTTTTTGTCTGATTCAACGTGGGCACCGAGGAAGGGCAATTTCACAGGCATGAACCTGGCGACGACTGGTGACACAAAGGCACCCACTGCAAAGCTGAAGTGTAAGGCCTGCATGTGCGGTCCTGCCTTGTCACCCCATGTGTTAAGAGTGAGGACGTTGCCACCTGCAAGagaattggttttatgttgagaatgGAAGTGGGCAATGAGTTTTAAAGAGGCCGAACAGTCTGTAACCTTTTCAGTGCCCATTACAagatgtactgtaataaataaattgtttaacatAAAGGTAACAGTGTGCAACATTATTTGAAGTCACTTAAAAAATGCACTGCCTCTATCTGGCCACATGGGGCCCCGATCTTCATTCAAGCCTGTTCAGACATCTTGTGAGGCAGCTTTAAAATGCAATTGCACAGGGCTTATCTGAggactattttctgttttctgttttctgttttcttaataaaacacaacaacgGTAAGTATGACCCTTTATTACGAGTGAATTTGTTATTTGCATACCTATTAGCAATCCGTATTTCAGACAATATAGTGAAAACATGACCAGATGCTATTTGCTTTTTGAGCAACTTGGATTAATGCAGCTTTAATCTATTTCTAACATGGAAATAAATGCTGGAAATAAAAGCGCTGACAGGGGGCACATTGATAAACAATGTCTCCAAAAGTACTTTGGCTGGCAGTGCCTTTCTTTATCATCCGTATATAACTGTTCAGCCATTCAGcaaggtaaagcacagtgaatgaaTGCTTCAGCACAGGTAATAATTCAGATCATGCCTCTAttttttttcacggttatcacAATTTCTGCAAAATTTACCCACTGATGTGTAATACGTAGTTCCccataaaaatttaatttttgaaagaatattgtaaatgtacatattttttatcacttaaaaataaatacagcaagcgTTTGCCTTACTGACAAACTACCTGTTACATTGCAggtggtttagttttttttctggtaaatGAACACCTGCATAGAGCTgtgtgatttctttaaaatgtcttcaatgaaaaagaaaccagctgcatcaaagatcggacatatttctgctaaagattgctctgGCTGGTACGAGAAGGAGATATTTcacgtgtctgttgttatttttaaattgatgtatgtttttactttgtttgacAATTTACTGatagtgaaaatagaatgtctatAAAATGGTGGACATGCAAATCAAAATCAtccacaatttagcatttactatttttcaggtaagcatGTAAATACTTCAGAACCTTTGTTCTATAATAACTACAGAAAATGActgattttgaatgtgacaacactacttttttctgttttaataaatatgtttaatccggaaatatcttgaaatacctattttttgaCCGTGAAATAAGACATTGttaccatgaaaaaaatatagccctaatcataagaacataagaaaatttacaaacgaggaggccattcggcctatcttccttgtttggttgttagtagcttattgatcccagaatctcatcaagcagcttcttgaaggatcccaggtgtcagcatcaacaacctgggatccttcaagaagctgcttgatcatTGTAAATCATTGTAAAGCGccggaaaaaaaaagaaccatatAAATGCTTACATGCATGTGAACTGCTTCAATTCAAGATGACTatggtaaatgttttattactatGGCAACCAAGTTTAATCCTCCTTCATATTGTACTTACCTGTATCTAGAAACCCCATTGACACCCCGATGAGGGACATGAAGCCTGTCAGCAGCAGTGCTGTTTTGCAAAAGGGAATGGCAAACAATCCAAAAGATGTGATCAGCAATAAGAATCCTGAAACCAAAAGTAAATCAAGTGTCAGGGTACAGAGGAGAAAAGCAGGAGACTGCCCAGGTTTGACAAACTGCAAGTTTACAGTACTTCCCAAAAGGTTACTTCGACAACTCCCGCACTGGTCCAGTGAAACTCTACTTCCATACCCAGCAGGAGGTGTTGGTTCATGCAGTCGAACAGAATCCCTCCCGCCACAGAGCCCCCGATGTACCCCATGGACCGGCCCACAAAGATGTAGGAAATGTTGCTGATGTTCTGCTTGACATTGACCGCCAGGTCTTCAAATGTGGGGCCCAACACAGCAATGCTCATCCCCTACAAGAAAACACAGCAATGAAATCATGTGATATACAGTAAGTTCATAAATACCCTCGAAACGTGTAGAGACAAATGCCTCCAATTTTCATTATAACTGAAAAAACAGTTCTCTAGGAAAGTGACAAAGCAAATCTAACAATGAAATAGCATAGTGTGAAATCCACAACATCTGTTACTGGCGTGATGTCTCTAGTGAATTTACCACATCTAGACTTAGTTAATTAGAACCCTCCAGATCAACTTTATAAATGGGTCTGACTGGTTGTACTGGTACACACCAGCAGTTGCTCTATATGAAGATGTGATTCCTCACCCACAATACTCCTTCAATCACATCatcgtaatgtatcaatctgtacTACTAAATCACAGAGAAATTAGAAATTATGATGAGAGGAATTTGTTGCGAACTTTCAAAGTTACTGATGGGGAACCAGAACAGCCGCTCTGTGTTGTTTATTGTAGGGAACTCTTGTCAAATAATTAGATGATGCCATCACATTTTTTCTGAGAAAACCAGTTATCATGGGGTAGGTCACTGttttacaacagccatttaaGATTGCACACAGTTACTgatacacctggtggtccctgctggaaacactggtaaaGATGGAAAATCACTGATTCAGAGCACCGACCTGTTCTGCATTATTTTGAAGAACTTAACACTGGAAGCAGAATGGAAACACAAACCAAGTagttttttatctgttttttcttactgcagcaaataataataatctttattttttatacaacatctttcatagtggagcaccatcacaaagcactttacaagatacgagactagggtgtgtgaactatgcatcagctgcagagtcacttacatcaACATCtaaccccaaagacggagcacaaggaggttcagtgacttgctcagggtcacacaatgagtcaatggctgagctagGATTCGAACCGGATTTGAACCTCCAAAAGTAATTAATAGAAACACAGCACTATATCCTCCCTGCATGCAGCTGATAAtgttacacacatactgtacagtttgaTGTACTAACCAATGCATAACAAACAGTTTTAATGTATTACTACAAAATTGGACGTGTTGCAGTGTCAGTGAGGCAAGTTTACATCAAAAAAGGGATCATAATAGGCAATGGTGTAGTATCACAATTTACTTTTCTGCTACGATTAATTAATGTTGATTCCTATGTCATCCTATTGTTTCCAGTATTTTAAACACCAGCCCTGAATACATACATGAAGAACTAAGACATATGGTATTGTGAACAAGAAATAGTACCGTAGTTCTCAAAGAATACCTTAAGACATTATTACTGGAGACCTGATCACAAGGGTGCTTTGTTTTATGGATAATCTTTCTAAACTGGCCTGTTGTAGTAACTGTACGCACCCCTATAATGTGCCGGGTTCTCTCTAGTTAAGAGCCTCTCAGACTCAAACAGCAAGAAATATAAAGATCAGATTTCTTCTGAGTCTGTGTGCCTTGCCTGTGAAGTTCTGTTGTCCCTTTTAACCTAGAGATGCCACATTACGTTACTGTAGCCAGCACTGACAGACCTCAACCAGTTACTTTTACTGGTTTGCCTTAAGGCCCTTGCAGTTCCTGATAAAGAGGAGAGTACATTCAAATATGTCATTTGCAATGTCCTTTTCAGTTCTTAGGACGCTTTGCACGCTCAGCAGGTACTGTTAAAGGATACAGGTGTTCTGTTCAAGatactaaataaaatgtacagtttaacAATATTTTGTCAAAGTTGGTTGCTACATCTTTCTGCAGTGTAATTAAATCATTCATTCAAAAGTATTAATGGGGTcgttttatattactgtatattttgtaattcttaCCACAGAgcagggtttttgtttttccttgaataaaaatacaatggCCAAGCAAGAAGCCTTATCCATGTGTCTGGTAAGAGACAGCAGTAGAAGAAAaagtaataatacatttataaatgaaaagcTAATTTCATaattgaaacaataataataataataataataataataataataataataataataataataatcaataataataataataataataataataataataataataataataataataataattattaatggCTTTCAGTGTAGTCATCCTTACCATGCCATGAGTTTGACAGTTGCTGGATGAGAGTAATTACCAAGCAATGACGACAATACTACATTGCACTCTGAGTAAAGTACACTAGCCTCACAATAACTAAACCAGGTACTGATAGACCCATATTACAATACTGAATTCGTTAGCGTGACAAGACCACTCTTTTTTTGGATATCAAATTCGATACAATGCACGTACTGCATGTGACGTtgtaactggggggggggggggggggggggggggtatgtaatAGAACATGAacaatgatgatgataataatcaGTATTTTCCCTACCAGCCCCAGAAACGAGGCACACAAAGTGATCGATGTCCACCATCGACTTGGCCCGGCAGCACGGCTGGATCTGTTCCTTCGGATGATTGCCACTTGGTCTGAGTCGGGATGGTCAGCCCTTCGGACTTCCTTGAGAAATCCCTTCAGGCTCCTCTTGCTTTCTTTCCTCATATCAAACAGCGTGTCTTCTTCCTGCTCCTCATCTTCATCGACCTCTTCCGTTGCAGCAAAAcggacttgtttttttttcactacgACGGTACCAGCACCATCCGCTGAAATGGACATTTTGTCGCAAAGGGAGAAGCGGCGTCACAGACtccagcagtccacctgaaaaaatcTACAGTATAACTATGTACAAATCTATAAGCGCGACAGGTTGAACCTGAGCGAGGGTCTAATCCCCACACATTTGGAAGCAGGCGTCGCGTTGTTTAAATTCATAACAACAAATTCTGACTGTTGTGCACCTTGGTGTTTTAACATAAATAGCAGTAACAGGACAGCCTGCTGTCGCTGCTCTCGGGATCAGACAGCAAGGAAAGGGTTGGAAACAGGAAGCGGAAAGCAGCAGAGTGTTCTGTTGATATGGTTTGTCACCTGACGAGACAGTCTGTCTAACCCCCCCAGCCACAGCGCGTACAGATGTCTACTGAAAATGAGTGCAATGATGTTTCGGTTTTTGTTCGGACTCAGAAGCAGTATAAAGGTGCTATATAATTAATAAACtctcgattgattgattgataatatgtCTCAGCTATATTAATTCGCTTGAGATTTTGCAATGTCCACGCTCAACAGGATAATCATCGTTTTCAAATCTCTTCCCCGTCAGTTTTTCGGTCTTTTTCGATCATGAGCTGGACCCCAACAAGCAAGTAAAAATCATATATTAAATTAAGTCAATGGTAATTAGTAATACAATATTTAGAGTAAGACTGTAACAATCtattaatgtacatttaatataaaaaatacgtttAAAGGACAGGAATCGTAACTTTAAACCACCTTTCTAAGCAacgttattatatactgtaatgacTTGGTAAGAACAGCCTAAAACAggagttcttcaaaagcagcatTCACTTTTATATTGCATACAAGcccaggataataataataataataataataataataataataataataataatatctttatgtagcacctttcatagtggaccaccatcacaatgcgctttacagaggtaggctgtgaagtgtgcattatatgcagagtcacttactgACGACCTTCTGGGTACAAGTccaggactttaaccactggccagggttgccagatttctgctgggtttatagcccaaagtcacttcaaaaatagcccaattatttattttaactgaaagcaagcttattattaacacgtaggcctatgcataaaaacaaagaaaagctttAGTAAGAAAAGATAGCTTTATATAAATTTGATagaaactacaagccccagtacaacTCATCTATACGTCACTGTCAACAAATGCGTATGGAAGCACTGGAGGGACAAATTAACATTCatacagcgtgatccctttattgaaatactaatgctggtactgtatcccaaacaatatttcaaacatgaaaacagtttaatcTTTTAAAGTATTACCACCAATccaattacattatcaacccgtgACGCCTTAATATTTCCAGCGGCTGTGAAAACCGGACCTGTCAACActgccactggaccacactgcaatTCAGTGCAAGCACAgttcaagcacacacacacacacacacacactcacacacacacacacacacacacacacacacacactcacacacacacacacacactcacacacacacacacacacacacacacacactcacacacactcacacacacaccacacacacacaccacactcaccacacacacacacagagctaataaaaatgtatacatactagcttttcagaatacttatttcagtaaaggtaaatgaATCGTACataccagctatatccagttccctggaaattgactgccagatgttctccttCATTGCCCTGTCTTTATAAATTTcctttattgtactgtaaatactcTGGGTATTTTGATAATGCAATAATAATCTTCTAGAGATGCGCGAACCCGTTCCATGCGGGCaaagtgtgtgcctgtgtttgtgtctgtatgtgtgtgtgtgtgtgtgtgcatgtgcgtgtgtgtctgtctgtgtgtctgtatgtatgtgtgtatgtgtatgtgtgtgtctgtgtgtgtgtggtggagtgtCTTACCTGTACAATAAATGCTTTGTACTAGTTTATCATTAACTACAACCAAAcccattttaaagcaaaatgaagTGACTGAATGAGAATAGTGACATGGTGTGAATGATCAAATCTATCAATTTATTGCAAAGTAACGCAATCATTATTGCGAagtaatgcaaaattattgtCTCATAACAATGCAATAATGTGAAATAACACAATATTATCTtgtaataatgcttttttttctatgtgGCGCTAATGAGTTTCTGTGGAAAGACTTagtaaatgaaaaggaaaacataaaaaagcaaagatactgtatatctgtataaccatgcacatgtaaaaaatgcATAAGCATACATACAGTTTTAGTCAAAAGTTTcacaatggaaatttataatttctataaatttctagaaaatagaattttaggaaaaatcttttgtagcaaaaattttgcttttgtggatgaagaaaaacagttacaagaaataatatcaataattatttgtttcaacaattttttttggaaaactccaaaaatgctaattcaaaagtattcatacccttgaTAGTATTATCTACAAGGTGCCACAAACTTCAACATGATAATGCAGagcctaattctagaaaatgctggattgtaggtgaacaagagagtatgaaagggttaggcataggatgattgctgtcattaccagtaagtcaatgtgggaaaaggtaaatagctatctgaagaccttaggcagagaattatttattgtcattaagctggagaaggatacaagaagatttccaagcatttgagtattaCAATTTCAACTAGTGTTTCTATTATGTTCAGACTCCTGTTATTTgctttaccaaaataaaatataatttttttagtgGTGTAGCTGGAAATTAATAATTAGGTCCTGGCTAAAACAAAAACCCTATAAGGACTCATCCTGCAAGAGATTCCCAGCGTGTTTATATTTCGCATTCACAACTGGCACAGACTGGCATAGAATTTTCTGATGTAAATGTCAAttttgcataataataaaaaaaagtaagtatttTCAAACAGTCTTTAGAAGTCTATCAACCAGAATCATTTGAAAAACCCAACACAAGAAAAACACCAGCATTCTAAAAAGCTAAACAAATCTTTACTTTGTTGAAAAACTTTCAGTTTATCATAAAATCAGAGTCAACGAATTCATGCAAATATGAGTAAAACGATACACAAAATAGATCgcagtaaattaattaaaaacttggTTGTCTaatcaaatacagtatatgtgtattaaatattaaaaacaaaacaaaaaaaagcttaaagCAAATctgcagaaagaaagcaacgGTAGTATTGCTTTCATGCTTTACATAAAGTCCTAGAATATTATAGTTCAGACTTGCAGCCAC
The Polyodon spathula isolate WHYD16114869_AA chromosome 5, ASM1765450v1, whole genome shotgun sequence DNA segment above includes these coding regions:
- the mfsd4b gene encoding sodium-dependent glucose transporter 1; translated protein: MSISADGAGTVVVKKKQVRFAATEEVDEDEEQEEDTLFDMRKESKRSLKGFLKEVRRADHPDSDQVAIIRRNRSSRAAGPSRWWTSITLCASFLGLGMSIAVLGPTFEDLAVNVKQNISNISYIFVGRSMGYIGGSVAGGILFDCMNQHLLLGFLLLITSFGLFAIPFCKTALLLTGFMSLIGVSMGFLDTGGNVLTLNTWGDKAGPHMQALHFSFAVGAFVSPVVARFMPVKLPFLGAHVESDKNVSEEARGILKTNMYTNVSSQFSQALNITHEKSASMKSMWAYVVIGSFLLLTSLIFFILYSRSSSSPARAKASEETQLVARYHNALILLLFCFFFFYVGAEVAYGSFIFTYAKDFVGVDENQAAGLNTLFWGSFAAVRGLAIIFATCLKPGTMIMLDLVGCTVSSLFLTLFCRNSISLWAGTAVYGASMATTFPSGISWLEQYTKITGRSAAVFVVGAALGEMVIPSLVGFLMGEIQDNPVLMYTALGTSTVSAILFPVMYKLASGHGSDGGKLSEGSYSGEDSEDRKALLSPDSCLNGEEEDEAEQWNDADFEVIEMNDSSLISCPNENAPPPPDAAVAAKTIIAAVVTDLSSKATENITPSHSPVFLGGMSTKKTAA